The following proteins are encoded in a genomic region of Fusarium oxysporum f. sp. lycopersici 4287 chromosome 1, whole genome shotgun sequence:
- a CDS encoding hypothetical protein (At least one base has a quality score < 10), whose product MKPKTLLQSFAEEHAALLRNLESQIHSFVFIALGDVAIKSDLPVREVDEMTMAYTGAQRSAVRTLRLGVRRWIKASDTLRQSWLPRADELPLRRRSFVHIMKKIPDEDIGILREMTVEGDQAVLADVKVYIPKKQLPSSSLRIPNIIYELHGGKLSLVDIERHLAVPTASNARVGDDDDDSTNHNMMQVMEGFVVATREPVRK is encoded by the exons ATGAAACCGAAAACGCTTCTTCAATCGTTTGCCGAGGAACATGCGGCATTACTTCGTAATCTAGAATCACAGATCCACAGTTTCGTCTTCATTGCATTGGGAGACGTTGCGATCAAATCGGATCTTCCGGTGAGGGAGGTCGATGAGATGACGATGGCATATACAGGAGCCCAAAGATCCGCAGTGAGGACCTTACGACTTGGCGTCCGACGGTGGATCAAAGCTTCGGATACATTGCGTCAGTCGTGGCTTCCCCGAGCGGACGAGCTCCCTCTCCGTC GGAGGAGCTTCGTTCACATAATGAAGAAAATTCCAGATGAAGATATTGGAATCTTGCGTGAGATGACGGTTGAAGGAGATCAGGCGGTGCTAGCAGATGTCAAAGTCTATATCCCCAAGAAACAGCTACCATCAAGCTCACTCCGTATACCCAACATCATATACGAGCTTCATGGCGGCAAACTCAG CCTGGTTGATATTGAACGCCACCTCGCAGTTCCTACAGCCAGTAACGCCAGGGTCggagacgatgacgatgactcCACCAACCACAACATGATGCAGGTCATGGAAGGATTTGTTGTAGCTACACGAGAACCAGTTCGTAAATAG
- a CDS encoding hypothetical protein (At least one base has a quality score < 10) — protein MDNIIFSSGRPQPPMPRQPKPSRSPESVSLIKTFLRALPKGEEDWDDKAPRTQEQIEQLRLDLTLSKLVREGRAKMKPKTLLQSFAEEHAALLRNLESQIHSFVFIALGDVAIKSDLPVREVDEMTMAYTGAQRSAVRTLRLGVRRWIKASDTLRQSWLPRADELPLRRRSFVHIMKKIPDEDIGILREMTVEGDQAVLADVKVYIPKKQLPSSSLRIPNIIYELHGGKLSLVDIERHLAVPTASNARVGDDDDDSTNHNMMQVMEGFVVATREPVRK, from the exons GCGACAGCCAAAGCCCAGTCGATCGCCCGAGTCAGTCAGTCTGATCAAGACCTTTCTGAGAGCGCTACCTAAAGGGGAAGAAGATTGGGATGACAAAGCGCCACGCACCCAAGAGCAAATCGAACAATTGCGTCTAGACCTAACTTTGAGCAAACTCGTGCGCGAAGGACGTGCTAAGATGAAACCGAAAACGCTTCTTCAATCGTTTGCCGAGGAACATGCGGCATTACTTCGTAATCTAGAATCACAGATCCACAGTTTCGTCTTCATTGCATTGGGAGACGTTGCGATCAAATCGGATCTTCCGGTGAGGGAGGTCGATGAGATGACGATGGCATATACAGGAGCCCAAAGATCCGCAGTGAGGACCTTACGACTTGGCGTCCGACGGTGGATCAAAGCTTCGGATACATTGCGTCAGTCGTGGCTTCCCCGAGCGGACGAGCTCCCTCTCCGTC GGAGGAGCTTCGTTCACATAATGAAGAAAATTCCAGATGAAGATATTGGAATCTTGCGTGAGATGACGGTTGAAGGAGATCAGGCGGTGCTAGCAGATGTCAAAGTCTATATCCCCAAGAAACAGCTACCATCAAGCTCACTCCGTATACCCAACATCATATACGAGCTTCATGGCGGCAAACTCAG CCTGGTTGATATTGAACGCCACCTCGCAGTTCCTACAGCCAGTAACGCCAGGGTCggagacgatgacgatgactcCACCAACCACAACATGATGCAGGTCATGGAAGGATTTGTTGTAGCTACACGAGAACCAGTTCGTAAATAG